The genomic window TAGGTCCGCACCCTTTCCCTACTATGGTAACGAACTTTCAAGCTGTCATCTCAAAAGAAATAAAAGAACAAATTCTTGAAAAAGAAAGTAGACTTCCCGATGCTATTATCGCCTGTGTAGGAGGCGGTTCAAATGCAATCGGCGCTTTTTATAACTTTATCCAAGATGAAGACGTTCGTCTAATCGGATGTGAAGCTGCTGGTGAAGGAGTAGATACACAAAGAACTGCTGCAAGTATTACAACCGGTAATGTCGGGATTTTCCATGGGATGAAGAGTTATTTCCGTCAAAATGAAGATGGTCAGATATCACCTGTCCACTCCATTTCAGCTGGTCTTGATTATCCAGGTGTCGGTCCTCAGCATAGTCACTTACATGATATTGGCAGAGCAGAATATGTTCCAGTAACCGACGAAGAATCCGTCGTTGCTTTTGAATATCTTTCAAAAATGGAAGGAATCATTCCAGCAATCGAAAGTGCTCATGCCATCGCATATACCATGAAATTTGCGCCTACCCTATCAAAAGATAAAATAATTGTGATAAATCTATCAGGACGTGGCGATAAAGATTGTGCTGCAATAGCTAGATATAGGGGGGAAGATGTTAATGAATAGAACGAAGCAAGCTTTTGAAAATGGTAAAGCCTTTATTCCCTTCATAACCTGTGGGGATCCAAACTTAGAAATCACTGAGAAACTCGTCTATGCCATGGAAGAAGCGGGAGCAGATTTAATAGAATTAGGTATTCCTTTTTCTGACCCCACAGCAGAAGGTCCTGTAATACAAGCTTCTAGTTTAAGAGCTTTTAAAAACGATATGACTACTGATAAAATTTTTGAGATGGTTAGAAAAGTCAGAAAGAACTCTCAAGTCCCTCTTGCATTTATGATCTATGCAAATGTCGTCTTTTCATATAATATCGAACGATTCATTAAAACTATGAAAGAAATAGGCGTTGATGCCTTGATTGTTCCTGATGTGCCTTTTGAAGAAAAAGATGAATTTTTAATGGCTTGTACTAAATATGAAATAGACTTCATTTCACTTATCGCCCCAACTTCCAAGGAAAGGGTTAATACAATCGCTAGCCAAGCAAAGGGATTCGTTTATTGTGTTTCTTCTTTAGGAGTAACGGGTACAAGAAATACTCTCTCTAATGATATTGGAGAAAGTATTGAAAGGATAAGAAAAAACAGTACCGTTCCTTGCGCTATTGGTTTTGGAATTTCAACTGTAGAACAAGCAAAAAAAATGGCTACTTTATCAGATGGCGTTATCGTCGGTTCAGCCATTGTAGAAATATGTGGCGAGTACGGAGAAAAATGCGTCCCTCATGTAAAGGATTTTGTCTTTCAAATGAAAGAAGCTATTAGAACACTATGACCCTATTATTAGATATATTGACACCAGAAATGATAGAAATCAATTATGAATGTAAAACACGCGATGAAGCAGTATCTTCAGCAGGTCGTCTACTTGTCAAAAAAGGTTATGCCAAAGAAAGCTACATCAATGCGATGATTAAAAACATCGCAAATAATGGCACCTATATCGTTATTGCGCCAGGCATTGCGATGCCTCACGCTAGACCTGAAGATGGAGTATTAGCTATTGGTTTGAGTATCGCCATCTTAAAAGAACCAGTAGTATTTGGACATCCGAAAAATGATCCCGTAAAAATTGTGGTCGGATTATGTGCAGTGGATCATCAATCTCACTTAAAAGCCTTATCTGAACTAGTGGACATACTTGGTAACGAAGAAAAGGTGAAAAATATAAAGGATGCAAAATCATCCGAGGAAATTATAGCTATTGTAAAAGGAGGAGCTAAAAATGATTAAAATTGTGACCGTTTGTGGAGCTGGAGTAGGAAGTAGCTTAATGATGCGCCTATTTTCGCAGCAAATTTTAGATGCTGAAGGAATTGAAGCCAATGTGGAAGCATCAGATATTAGTTCTGTGAATCCAGATAGTTATGATATTTTGATTACGACTTCTGATTTTGCAGATGCGCTACGTGATTCTTCAGCCCGTATTGTTCGAATTGATAATATGATGGATAAGCCTTACTTGAAAGGACAACTTTTAGAGACAATAAAAAACTTATCGTAAAAGGAGAAAAACTGTGGGACTATTTATGTACTTTATTACTACTATCTTAGGACAAGCTGTCTTTATTATTGGATTTGTAGTCCTAATAGGAATGATTGCTCAGAAAAAATTATGGTTTCAGATTCTTCCAAGTGTCATTAAAACGATGATTGGTTTTACAATGATCAATATAGGTGGGCAAACATTAGGTGTTGCCCTTCTCCCTTTACAACCAATGTTTTCTAAAATCTTTAACATTCAGGCAGTACCTACTGATATCGGTGCTGCTCAAACAGAAAGTTTATCAGAGATAGGGCCTGAAATGGCTCTGATATTTGCTTTTGGTTTCCTCGTGAATCTACTTCTTGCACGCTTTACGAAATGGAAATACGTTCACCTTTCAGCACATGTTTCCTTCTTTTATGCTGGATTAATCGCGGCTTTACTAAAATTCAATACCTCACTTGAACTTATACCCTTAGTCTTAATTGGATCACTTTTACTAGGATTTTATATGACGATAAGCTGTGCCTATGTTGCACCGCTCATGAAACACATCAAAGGTGGAGAAGGATTCACTCTTGCTCATTCCAGTTCAGTTGGACTTCTCATTTCTGCTGGTCTGGCAAAATTATTCGGAAACAAAGAAAATGATTTAGAGACGATGCATATACCAAAGCAATTTAATTTTTTAAGAGAAATGACTATTGCTCTTACTCTTGTTATGTCTCTCTTAT from Carnobacterium iners includes these protein-coding regions:
- the trpB gene encoding tryptophan synthase subunit beta, with amino-acid sequence MTDTVKKGRFGIHGGQYIPETLMGTLSELETAYDYYKNNEDFQNELSELLNEYAGRPSRLYYAEKMTKDLGGAKIYLKREDLNHTGAHKINNVLGQVLLAKKMGKTRVIAETGAGQHGVATATAAALFGMECEIFMGKEDTERQALNVYKMKLLGASVHEVTAGTATLKDAVSETMREWTKRIDDTHYVLGSVVGPHPFPTMVTNFQAVISKEIKEQILEKESRLPDAIIACVGGGSNAIGAFYNFIQDEDVRLIGCEAAGEGVDTQRTAASITTGNVGIFHGMKSYFRQNEDGQISPVHSISAGLDYPGVGPQHSHLHDIGRAEYVPVTDEESVVAFEYLSKMEGIIPAIESAHAIAYTMKFAPTLSKDKIIVINLSGRGDKDCAAIARYRGEDVNE
- the trpA gene encoding tryptophan synthase subunit alpha; its protein translation is MNRTKQAFENGKAFIPFITCGDPNLEITEKLVYAMEEAGADLIELGIPFSDPTAEGPVIQASSLRAFKNDMTTDKIFEMVRKVRKNSQVPLAFMIYANVVFSYNIERFIKTMKEIGVDALIVPDVPFEEKDEFLMACTKYEIDFISLIAPTSKERVNTIASQAKGFVYCVSSLGVTGTRNTLSNDIGESIERIRKNSTVPCAIGFGISTVEQAKKMATLSDGVIVGSAIVEICGEYGEKCVPHVKDFVFQMKEAIRTL
- a CDS encoding PTS sugar transporter subunit IIA → MTLLLDILTPEMIEINYECKTRDEAVSSAGRLLVKKGYAKESYINAMIKNIANNGTYIVIAPGIAMPHARPEDGVLAIGLSIAILKEPVVFGHPKNDPVKIVVGLCAVDHQSHLKALSELVDILGNEEKVKNIKDAKSSEEIIAIVKGGAKND
- a CDS encoding PTS sugar transporter subunit IIB is translated as MIKIVTVCGAGVGSSLMMRLFSQQILDAEGIEANVEASDISSVNPDSYDILITTSDFADALRDSSARIVRIDNMMDKPYLKGQLLETIKNLS
- a CDS encoding PTS ascorbate transporter subunit IIC — encoded protein: MGLFMYFITTILGQAVFIIGFVVLIGMIAQKKLWFQILPSVIKTMIGFTMINIGGQTLGVALLPLQPMFSKIFNIQAVPTDIGAAQTESLSEIGPEMALIFAFGFLVNLLLARFTKWKYVHLSAHVSFFYAGLIAALLKFNTSLELIPLVLIGSLLLGFYMTISCAYVAPLMKHIKGGEGFTLAHSSSVGLLISAGLAKLFGNKENDLETMHIPKQFNFLREMTIALTLVMSLLFLSISLVAGAGWVTENISNGQDVIVYSILRGVEFGVWITVILTGVRMMLSEIIPAFHGITTKLIPDSIPGLDIPLLFPHYPTSVIVGFLSSLVAGLMGMLVLGLFNYPIVVFPALIPTFFTGAITGIFGNAFGGRRGALIGSFVNGLILIFGQAFLLPMVGSYAPIMRILSETDYAFYGPLLGLLLKMIGG